A segment of the Sanyastnella coralliicola genome:
TTTCATTGTGACCCCTTTGCGTGGGTTGAGTCCGTATATATTGACATCGGCTGTCATTGATTCGCGTGAATCCGCGTCAAAAACAGTCAATTCCATTTGCTGTTGTTGGATAGAACGCTCGTTGTTCTCGATACTACGTTCTTGAACAAATTGAGCATGAAGTAAGCTTGGAGCTAACGCTCCCATGAGCAAAGTAAGAGTGAGGATAACCTTATTCATAACACACCGTTGTACTGCTTTCCCGTCTTAAAGGTTAGCGTTTTAATGAAATATTTGTAGGACAGTACTTACAAATATGTTGCCCAAATAGGATGCTTACGCTTTCAAGGTAGGTTTTTTTCGATAAAAAGCGACAAAGCCAATCACCATCAAAAGGTATGGAATCCCCATCAGATAAAGGATTCCAGAGTTTAGTCCTTTACCAATGCCTCCTGAATCTGCAGAATCTTCCGCCACTGCTTTGCACATAACACACTGAGCTTCCGAAAATTCCGGAATTGAGACAAAGAGTATCACGATGATAAGAATGACCCATCTTTTCATAGAGCAAAGATAACTTAGAACGGTGAGAATGGATAGAAGGGAGAAATCATAAAGTAGACGATCACTCCGGTCAAGGTCACGTATAACCAAAGAGGGAAAGTGTACTTCACAATTTTGCGGTGCTTATCGATTCTTCCTGCCAAGGCATGAGTGAAGGCGAAGAGTACAAGAGGTACGATCACCGCAGACAACACAATGTGCGAGAACAAGATGAAGTAGTAGATCGTTTTCACGGTTCCTTCCCCACCGTATGGTGTATGGCTAGTGGTAGCGTGAAAGATCACATAAGAAACCAGGAAGAGCGCCGAGAAAGTCATGCCCAACGTGGTTAGTTTACGGTGAGCTTCCACGTTCTTGTTCTTAATCGCGACCAAGGCAGCGATCAACAAAAGGAAGGTACTCCCATTCAATAGAGCGTTCAACATAGGTAGGAAGTACAGGGTAGACTTCGTTCCCTCTTCGAATTCAGGAGTTGGGATGTAACGCAACACCGTCACTACAATCGGGATGACTAGGCTGATAGCGATGACAAACTTACGAGCCGTACGCTCGTTTTGAATGAATGCAGGTGCGTTCATGGTTCTTGTAATAAGCGCTTGATATCAATAAACAGTTGATCTACCTCGGATGTTGACGTTCCGTCATAATATCCTCGGATGTGTTTATTCTCGTCGATCAAAGCAAAAGTGTCTGAGTGAAAGAATCCGCCAGCAGCGGTATCTGATTCCAGTGCAGTGAGATAGTACCCGAAGCGTGCTTGGTCATAGATGTCATTCTTATCTCCAGTGGCAAACTTCCAGTAAGTGGTGTCTGCACCCATGCGTGCAGCATACGCATCTAGAATCTCTGGTGAGTCATACTCAGGGTTGACGCTATGCGATAAAATGCGAATCTCACCCCACATCCCCTCGTTTTTTAATTTGTCTTGCAAACGTGAAAGCTGGGAGGACATCACTGGGCAGATGGTCGGGCAGGTCGTGAAGAAGAAGTCAGCTACGTATATGTGGCCGTCGTAATTCTTGTGAGACACTTCTTTTCCTGATTGATCTGTGAAAGCAAAAGGAGGAACCTCAAAGTAAACGGTATCGGCTAACATCGAACCATCATCTTGCTTAACGAGCTGGATGTCGTGATTCCCAAAGTAGGGCAGGGGCTGTTGTTTTGCTGAGTCTTGAACGTCTGCTTCGCAGGAAGCGAGGACTAGACTAATTCCCAGAATCAGCGCGCTTCCTTTCTTCATACGCTTCGATATCTATCTCTTTCTTTAGAAGGGCGATGTCTTCAATAGCATCCTTGATCTGTTCTTCTAGGTTACCATCATATACACCTCGAATGTGTCCCTCGGTATCGACTAATTTGAACTTAGCTGTGTGAGTAGGGTCGGGAATCAGAAAACCATCT
Coding sequences within it:
- a CDS encoding DUF420 domain-containing protein, producing the protein MNAPAFIQNERTARKFVIAISLVIPIVVTVLRYIPTPEFEEGTKSTLYFLPMLNALLNGSTFLLLIAALVAIKNKNVEAHRKLTTLGMTFSALFLVSYVIFHATTSHTPYGGEGTVKTIYYFILFSHIVLSAVIVPLVLFAFTHALAGRIDKHRKIVKYTFPLWLYVTLTGVIVYFMISPFYPFSPF
- a CDS encoding SCO family protein, with translation MKKGSALILGISLVLASCEADVQDSAKQQPLPYFGNHDIQLVKQDDGSMLADTVYFEVPPFAFTDQSGKEVSHKNYDGHIYVADFFFTTCPTICPVMSSQLSRLQDKLKNEGMWGEIRILSHSVNPEYDSPEILDAYAARMGADTTYWKFATGDKNDIYDQARFGYYLTALESDTAAGGFFHSDTFALIDENKHIRGYYDGTSTSEVDQLFIDIKRLLQEP